The following proteins are co-located in the Salvelinus fontinalis isolate EN_2023a chromosome 29, ASM2944872v1, whole genome shotgun sequence genome:
- the LOC129827231 gene encoding neuropeptide Y receptor type 2-like — protein sequence MDTTCTHLQQGILGNDSLSLHLDRPGFHSDITKHVGVQAVLITAYSLIILLGLVGNALVIYMIICFRNMRTVTNFFIANLALADLLVDTLCLPFTLVYTLLDEWPFGAVLCHMVPFAQALSVHVSILMLAVIALERYRCIVFHLGQRLSWRSSLLIMALTWTLSAVLAGPLAIFREYRQEEIPSINLRISVCYEKWPYGSSRDGVIYSLSMLLLQYVLPLSIISYAYICIWVKLKNHVSPASRVDAVQRRKKTTKMLVMVVVVFATCWLPFHVFQLASDLDLVLSLRQYKLIYTLFHIVAMCSTFANPLLYGWMNKNYRNGFLMVFRCEAKPDSIHPEGSFRTRTQRRMSLNGGHPPTAV from the coding sequence ATGGACACCACCTGCACCCACTTGCAACAAGGCATCCTGGGTAACGACAGTCTCAGCCTCCACCTCGACCGGCCGGGGTTCCACTCTGACATCACCAAGCATGTAGGAGTCCAGGCTGTTTTGATCACGGCGTATAGTCTGATCATCTTACTGGGCCTAGTAGGCAACGCCCTAGTCATCTACATGATCATCTGCTTTCGGAACATGAGGACAGTCACGAACTTCTTCATAGCTAACCTGGCCCTGGCCGACCTGTTGGTGGATACGTTGTGCTTACCGTTCACACTGGTTTATACCTTGCTCGACGAGTGGCCGTTCGGCGCTGTGCTGTGTCACATGGTCCCGTTCGCCCAGGCGCTGAGCGTGCACGTATCGATCCTGATGCTGGCCGTCATCGCTCTGGAGCGCTACAGGTGTATCGTGTTCCACCTGGGCCAGCGCCTCAGCTGGCGAAGCAGCCTGCTCATCATGGCTCTCACCTGGACGTTGTCCGCCGTGCTGGCTGGCCCGCTCGCCATCTTCAGAGAGTACCGTCAGGAGGAGATCCCGTCCATCAACCTGAGGATCTCAGTCTGCTATGAGAAGTGGCCTTACGGCAGCAGCAGAGATGGAGTCATTTACAGCCTGTCTATGTTACTGCTGCAGTACGTGCTGCCACTCTCCATCATCAGTTACGCCTACATCTGCATCTGGGTGAAGCTGAAGAACCACGTGAGTCCAGCGAGCCGCGTCGACGCCGTCCAGCGCAGGAAGAAGACCACCAAGATGCTGGTTATGGTGGTTGTAGTCTTCGCCACATGCTGGCTACCCTTCCACGTGTTTCAACTAGCCAGTGACCTAGACCTGGTGCTCAGCTTAAGACAATACAAGCTCATCTATACTCTCTTCCACATTGTAGCCATGTGCTCCACCTTCGCCAACCCGCTCCTGTACGGCTGGATGAATAAGAACTACAGGAACGGGTTTCTCATGGTGTTCAGGTGTGAGGCTAAACCAGACAGTATTCACCCTGAGGGATCCTTCAGGACCCGGACACAAAGGaggatgtctctgaatggaggaCACCCTCCTACGGCCgtctga